In Orenia metallireducens, the DNA window AAAGAAGATTTTATCTTTACCCTTCAATTAACAAAGATAGTACAAGGGGAGTTGTCTAAGCAGATACTAAATATTTCTCAATTAAAGCTAGAAGAATTAATTGCTAAAGAAGGTGTAGAAGAAAATTTAGCTTTAGCTAAGGATAAAAGTATATCTTATCTACAGGAGAATCGTGAAATTATTACAAGTAAGATAAGGGAAGAAGTTAAGGTATTTATTAAAGATAAGAGCTTATCTCAATTGCTTACAGTTAACTTGAAGGTGGAGTTAGTCAATAAGCTTGGAGATAAATCTAGTAAGTATTTAGGTCAGATATTTGCAGATTTGAAAGAGCAGAGAATCACTAAACTATATGATAGGTTAAATCAGCAGGAGGATATGGTAGCTAGAATAACCTCACTGATATTGGAGTTACTAAATAAGAATCTACCTCATATAATAGAGGGTAGAGTAAAAGGTGCAGTAGCTGATAATTTATATAAATTAGAAGATAAGCAGGTGCAAGATGTAGTCGAAGGCTTTATGGGAAAAGAGTTAAAACCAATTACTCAATTAGGAGCATTTTTGGGGATAATAGCTGCATTAATATTATACTTAATTCAAGGAAGTATCAATCTTTCAGAGTTAGGATGGGTTAATTTTATATTATCTACTTTTACATATGGTTTTGTCGGTTATTTCACCAATGTACTTGCTCTTAGAATGATATTTCGTCCTTATACAGAGAAGAGATTATTAGGACAGAAAGTCCCCTTTACTCCTGGGATAGTTGCTAAGAATAAGCCTAGGTTTGCTGATTCTATGGGGGAATTTGTAGATGAGCAGTTATTAAATGGAGAATCAATCAATAAGCTATTTAAGGAGAATAGAGAGAAGATAGAAGATAGTATTAAGAATTTGTTTGCCAAAGATAATTATAGGATTTTTAAAGAATTATTAGTTACGAACTGTGATTTTATATCAGAAAGGTTTTTTTTATCTTTGCTTAAGCTCTTTAAATTTAATAGGGATAATTTAGTAGATAGATTATTGGCTCAATTAAAGAAGATAGATATATCAGAGGTTGATATCTCTTTATTAGAAGTAAATATAGGTTCAAAGATAGAGGATATATTATTAGAATCAGAGGAGAGTTTAACAGAAAGACTATTTGAATTTTTAAATAAGAATAACTCTTTAAAAGAGTTATTACCTAAGTTTTTAGAGCAAAAAATAGTAGAATTATTAAAAGAAATAGTAGATACTAAGTTAACAGAGCTAGTAGCTTTAATAAATGATCCTGATAAAATTCAAATGCTACTAAAAGGATACTCACCACAACTTGATGAGTTGATTGAGGAGAAGTTGATAGAGTTAATCCCTTCATCTCAGCAGGAAGTATTGAAGGATTTTATAGTTGATTATTCTCTTGAAAAGTTTAATTCAACTAAAATCCGTCAGAAATTAGCCTCTATGATCAAAAATAATATCTTTAAAAAAATAAATCCTGAGGATAAGATAAAAGATTTATTCAATGGTAAGTTAATGAATCCTTTATATGATAATATGGACTTTATAATCAATAACTTCTGCAATAAAGGGGTTCGTTATCTACAGTATCAGAAGAGGTTTATCAAGGATATGGCTTTAGAAGTAGTCGAAGAGGAGTTTGCTAGGGAACAGGTGAGTGGAATCGGTGGTTTGATTACAGGTTATTTTAAAAGAGGAGTATATAATCTAACAGATACAGCAGAGACTATCGAGAGTATTATTGATAATCTAATAGATAAAAAGCTCCCTGAGTTTATAAAAGTAAAACGGCACGAGATAGTCAGTTTAGTAAATAGCTTTCTAGATGGAGTAGGGGAGAGAAAGGTCAAAGATATTGGTGTTGATTTAGAGAGTGCTAGTTTGATGAGACTGGTAGACAAGCTATTAGCTAATGAAGATTTGGTTAATAGTTTATCGGTTTTAGTATCTAGAGTAGCTGATTCAATTTTAGACTTAAAGTTAAAGTCAGTCTTAAGGCTAATGGCTATCGATGATATTTCAGATATGTTAGAACTTTTTACAGGTGAGATTGATGTATTTAGAGAATCTTTGATTAGTAATCTTAGGGATAAAGAAGGGGTTATTAAAAGAGATGTATTGACTTTAGTGACTGAAATATTTGATTCTTTGATTCTATCATTACCACTTAATCAGCTTTCTATCAATATTAGTAGAGTTGAACTGAACAAGGTGGTTAAGAGAATAATTAAGGTTATATATAGAACGCCTAGTTTTAAAGATAATTTAAAAATCTTTATAGGGGATATCATTGTTAAATTAGCAGAGAAGAATATCAGTGAAATCTTAGATTTTGATTATTTAGCTAGAGATATTAAAAAAATTCTAGTTCAAATGATAGATGATGGAGAGTTGAGATATCAACTATTAGTAGTTCTAACAGAAGTAATAGAAGTAATATTAGCAGAGTTAAACACCATGGTAGAAGCAGATACTAAAGAGTTCTGCTTTGATATTATCTTAGCTAGTACCTTAGATTCATTAGAGAACCATTTCTTAGAGTTGCTAAATGCCTTAAATATTAAAGAGGTAACAGAACTAGAGGTCAATCAGATGAGCCCTAAGGATATAGAGAACCTATTTAACTCCTTTGCTGGAAGATACTTTAGAAGGTTAGAGGGGTATGGTTGGCTGGGGAGTGTTATTGGTTTATTTACGGAGTTGATTTCTATTGTATTATAGTAAATACTACCTAAAAATAGGAATAAACCCCTACTCATTATAATGAGTAGGGATTTATTTAAATAGTAATCATATTTTCAAACTCTGAAATATACCAATCTCCATTTAACTTATCTAATTCTAGTGTAGTTTTAGCGTTACCGTAGCTATTAATCTGTTCATTTTCTTTATCCTTTACTTCAATTAAGATATCAGCAGTAAAGATATACTTCTCTCCCTTTTTAAATATCTCTTCATTATTGGTTTGAAACATTATATAATCTCTTCTTCTAAATAATTCCTTACAGAAATCAATAAATTCCTCTTTACTAAATTCATTGATTTCTTCACTAATTATATCATTATCTTTAATAATTATTTCTATTTCTGTAAATCTGTTAGGGGTTATAGTTCTTTCTAGTTCCTTATAATCGGCAAATACCAAAGAATCAAAAAAATCTCTTACTCTCTCTTTAATTTTATGTTTCTCAGTTAGATTCAAGCATTGAGTCTCTTCCATAATACCACCCCTTTACCAAATTAGTATATATTATTATTTGAACAAAGTTTTATAAAATCCTTTCTACTTTTATATTATAGATAGTAAAATAGTAATGAGTGATGAGTGATGAGTGATGGGTGACTAGTGATGAGAAAAGAATTTTACACTGGTTGCTCATCACCTGTCACTTGTCACTCTTCACTAAATTAAAGTTGGATGGTTAGAGTGCTTTTATGTTATAATTGTTAATATATTAAAAAATAAGGAGTGAGTAGTAGAATGAGTCAAGATAAGATTTTAGATGGGCGTAAAGTAGCTAAAGAGTTAGAAACCGAGATTGGTCAAGCAGTAGAGAACCTAACTGGGCAAGGTATCACTCCAGGACTAACGGTTATCCTAGTAGGTAATAACCCAGCCTCAGAGATTTATGTATCTTATAAGGAAAAGGCATGTAATAGGGTTGGAATTAACTCTAATTTAATTAAATTACCTGCTGAAATCAGTGAAGAAGAGCTGTTAGCAGAGGTAGATAGGCTAAATCAAGATGATAGTGTAGATGGTATCTTGGTACAATTACCATTACCTCAGCACATAGATGAAGAGAAAGTTATCAATAATATTAGAGCAGACAAGGATGTTGATGGTTTCCACCCAATCAATATAGGTAAGCTGATGATTAATGGAAGTGGACTCCATTCATGTACCCCAAGAGGGATTATGGAGATATTACATAGATATGATATTGAATTAGAAGGTAAGAATGCAGTTATAATTGGAAGGAGTAATATTGTAGGGAAACCGATGGCACAGATGCTTTTACAGGAGAATGCAACGGTAACTGTTTGTCATAGTAGAACTAAGAATTTAAAGGAGCATACTTTAAAAGCCGATATTTTAGTAGCAGCAGTAGGTAGAGCTAAATTTGTGACTGCTGATATGGTCAAAGAAGGTGCAGTTGTAATAGATGTAGGAATCAATAGAACTGAAGATGGACTGCTAGGAGATGTTGAATTTGAAGGTGTCAAAGAGAAGGCAGCTGCAATTACTCCAGTACCAGGTGGAGTAGGACCAATGACTATTGCTACTTTACTTAAGAATACTTTAAAGGCGTGTCAGGAAAGAAGGGGATAGGATGTTAAAGAGCAGTGGAATAACAGATCATATCTGGTCTGTTACCCAAGTAACAAATTATTTAAAAGAGCTATTAGAGACCGACCCTAATCTCAGTCCAGTTATGCTTAAAGGGGAAATCTCTAACTTTCATCACCATTCTTCAGGGCATATGTACTTTACTATCAAGGATGAGAAGACCCAGCTTAGTGCAGTGATGTTTAGAGGATATAATCAGGGATTAGACTTTATCCCTGAAGATGGAATGTCAGTAATCGTCGAGGGTAAGATAAGTATCTATCCTGCTAGGGGGCAGTATCAGGTATATGTGCATAAAATGCAGCCTGATGGTATCGGTAGTCTACATCTAGCTTATGAGCAGTTGAAGGAGAGATTGGAGAAGGAAGGGTTATTTAGAGAAGAGCTAAAGCAGGCCATTCCTAAGATTCCAGCCAAAGTTGGTGTGGTGACTTCACCAACTGGTGCTGCTATTAGAGATATTATCAGTGTAGTTAAACGGAGATTCTCCAATGTATCGCTATTGATTGCACCTAGTCAAGTCCAAGGAGAGGGGGCAGAAGAAACTTTAGTTAGAGGCTTAGAGCTATTAAATCAGAGTGATGTCGATGTAATAATTATTGGGCGTGGTGGAGGATCTATTGAGGATTTATGGGCATTCAATAAGGAGAAACTAGCCAGAGCCATCTTCAACTCTAGAGTTCCTGTTATCTCAGCAGTTGGTCATGAGACCGATTTTACCATTGCTGACTTTGTAGCTGATATGCGAGCACCTACACCTTCAGCAGCAGCAGAGTTGGTCGTTTCTAATCGGGAAGAGGTAGTTAAATACTTAGGTAGATTATACAATAACTTGAATAATGCTATGGAGAATCGGGTAAATCGTTTAAATGATAGGCTACTTAGCTTACAGGAACGTAGAGCTTTGCGATTGCCAGAAGAGAAGATAGCAGAGTATATGCAGCGAATTGATGAATTGAGTATGAATCTAGAACAGAGAATTGTTGATAATTTAACTAAGAAGCAAGAAAAGTTAGAAAGAGCAGTAGGGCAGCTTAATTCATTATCTCCTTTAAATACCTTTGCTAGAGGTTATAGCTTGGCAAGAAAATTAGATAGTGAAGAAGAGATTAATTCAATAACTCAGCTAGAAGAAGGGGAGAAGATAGAGGTTATCTTAAAGGATGGAGCCTTAGAGTGTGAAGTGGAAGTAATAAAAAGTGAAGGTTAATAATTATCTAGGCAATCTTTTAGATTGTCTTTTTTCGTTATAGAGTATCAATTGAAATTCTACAGAATAGTCCCCTAAACCTATACATATAATCTTAATAGTATATTGTGGAGGGGAGTATATGTTTCTTTTAATTAAA includes these proteins:
- the folD gene encoding bifunctional methylenetetrahydrofolate dehydrogenase/methenyltetrahydrofolate cyclohydrolase FolD, yielding MSQDKILDGRKVAKELETEIGQAVENLTGQGITPGLTVILVGNNPASEIYVSYKEKACNRVGINSNLIKLPAEISEEELLAEVDRLNQDDSVDGILVQLPLPQHIDEEKVINNIRADKDVDGFHPINIGKLMINGSGLHSCTPRGIMEILHRYDIELEGKNAVIIGRSNIVGKPMAQMLLQENATVTVCHSRTKNLKEHTLKADILVAAVGRAKFVTADMVKEGAVVIDVGINRTEDGLLGDVEFEGVKEKAAAITPVPGGVGPMTIATLLKNTLKACQERRG
- a CDS encoding DUF445 family protein; translation: MDYLAIVFKLLGGGVTGYITNDIAIKMLFRKYGPFGGVILETKDEFIENISELVERDIINYQTIEQELSKEEFKRIFKVTVSDILTRYLYENTDNIKWSKVPQLDKSLENINNFYDQNKEGFITKFFDILADNILLEELLSSEQIEQLINLAFDISTNTLNESKVADNLVNDIYADNSTEKLAKFISPGIFETFASNLEDNTRDFHIRVKDKFEASIDESIDKLYLELNISDILVEVEDKIKVKSLAELLGEEDRDNIGNQLLLRLIEFLKSAEGKRLIYSFLEGTIELLKQIDLPILNLLSENIKDNLENFMYKQLPYLVEEGVKWIKENQLEIEELIEESVNEVLNQGSGVKNWIKGQIKKGLGNIARRFQLIDKLLLSLKDDADVKALSQELSNQIIDYIKENSIKDIIDYLESKDLIKIQNLVKLINRNIDRYLDQIDLRSFDGLFDISLGEIIDINLVQYFEDNIKGTLIKRFKEDFIFTLQLTKIVQGELSKQILNISQLKLEELIAKEGVEENLALAKDKSISYLQENREIITSKIREEVKVFIKDKSLSQLLTVNLKVELVNKLGDKSSKYLGQIFADLKEQRITKLYDRLNQQEDMVARITSLILELLNKNLPHIIEGRVKGAVADNLYKLEDKQVQDVVEGFMGKELKPITQLGAFLGIIAALILYLIQGSINLSELGWVNFILSTFTYGFVGYFTNVLALRMIFRPYTEKRLLGQKVPFTPGIVAKNKPRFADSMGEFVDEQLLNGESINKLFKENREKIEDSIKNLFAKDNYRIFKELLVTNCDFISERFFLSLLKLFKFNRDNLVDRLLAQLKKIDISEVDISLLEVNIGSKIEDILLESEESLTERLFEFLNKNNSLKELLPKFLEQKIVELLKEIVDTKLTELVALINDPDKIQMLLKGYSPQLDELIEEKLIELIPSSQQEVLKDFIVDYSLEKFNSTKIRQKLASMIKNNIFKKINPEDKIKDLFNGKLMNPLYDNMDFIINNFCNKGVRYLQYQKRFIKDMALEVVEEEFAREQVSGIGGLITGYFKRGVYNLTDTAETIESIIDNLIDKKLPEFIKVKRHEIVSLVNSFLDGVGERKVKDIGVDLESASLMRLVDKLLANEDLVNSLSVLVSRVADSILDLKLKSVLRLMAIDDISDMLELFTGEIDVFRESLISNLRDKEGVIKRDVLTLVTEIFDSLILSLPLNQLSINISRVELNKVVKRIIKVIYRTPSFKDNLKIFIGDIIVKLAEKNISEILDFDYLARDIKKILVQMIDDGELRYQLLVVLTEVIEVILAELNTMVEADTKEFCFDIILASTLDSLENHFLELLNALNIKEVTELEVNQMSPKDIENLFNSFAGRYFRRLEGYGWLGSVIGLFTELISIVL
- the xseA gene encoding exodeoxyribonuclease VII large subunit, with product MLKSSGITDHIWSVTQVTNYLKELLETDPNLSPVMLKGEISNFHHHSSGHMYFTIKDEKTQLSAVMFRGYNQGLDFIPEDGMSVIVEGKISIYPARGQYQVYVHKMQPDGIGSLHLAYEQLKERLEKEGLFREELKQAIPKIPAKVGVVTSPTGAAIRDIISVVKRRFSNVSLLIAPSQVQGEGAEETLVRGLELLNQSDVDVIIIGRGGGSIEDLWAFNKEKLARAIFNSRVPVISAVGHETDFTIADFVADMRAPTPSAAAELVVSNREEVVKYLGRLYNNLNNAMENRVNRLNDRLLSLQERRALRLPEEKIAEYMQRIDELSMNLEQRIVDNLTKKQEKLERAVGQLNSLSPLNTFARGYSLARKLDSEEEINSITQLEEGEKIEVILKDGALECEVEVIKSEG